From Ailuropoda melanoleuca isolate Jingjing chromosome 8, ASM200744v2, whole genome shotgun sequence, a single genomic window includes:
- the LOC100484560 gene encoding LOW QUALITY PROTEIN: putative olfactory receptor 10J6 (The sequence of the model RefSeq protein was modified relative to this genomic sequence to represent the inferred CDS: inserted 1 base in 1 codon) has protein sequence MQRKNLTEVREFVFLGFSRFCDYQITLFVVFLVLYTLTLAGNAIIVTIICIDRHLHTPMYFFLSILASSDTAYTLVTIPRMLSALLAQNQPISIAGGSAQMMFFVALAINNCFLLTAMGYDCYVAICNPLRYTVLMSKRACVQLLCGTSGIGLVMAVVQVTSIFTLPFCHRVVGHFFCDILPVLKLSCIDTTINEIINFVVSSCVILVPVALVFISYVIIISTILKXPSAQGRKKAFATCASHLTVVIVHYGCASIAYLKPKSEDSAEQDVLLSVTYTIITPLLNPVVYSLRNKEVKDALRRAVGRNI, from the exons atgcagagaaagaacCTCACAGAGGTGAGGGAGTTTGTTTTCCTGGGCTTCTCCAGATTCTGTGACTACCAGATCACCCTGTTTGTGGTCTTTCTCGTCCTGTACACATTAACCCTGGCTGGCAATGCCATCATTGTGACCATCATCTGCATTGACCGTCACCtgcacacccccatgtacttcttcctgagcATTCTGGCTAGTTCAGATACCGCATACACTCTCGTCACCATCCCACGAATGCTGTCTGCTCTCCTAGCCCAGAATCAGCCCATCTCCATAGCAGGCGGTAGTGCCCAAATGATGTTCTTCGTTGCCTTGGCCATCAACAACTGCTTCCTGCTCACAGCCATGGGCTATGACTGCTACGTGGCCATCTGCAACCCCCTGAGGTACACAGTCCTCATGAGCAAAAGGGCATGTGTCCAGCTGCTGTGTGGCACCTCTGGCATTGGCCTGGTCATGGCAGTTGTCCAGGTGACATCCATATTTACCTTACCCTTCTGTCACAGAGTGGTTGGACATTTCTTCTGTGACATCCTCCCTGTCCTCAAACTCTCCTGTATTGACACCACTATCAATGAGATCATCAACTTTGTCGTCAGTTCCTGTGTGATCCTGGTCCCCGTGGCTCTGGTCTTCATCTCCTACGTCATCATCATCTCCACCATCCTCA ACCCCTCTGCCCAGGGCCGGAAGAAGGCCTTCGCCACCTGCGCCTCCCACCTCACAGTGGTCATAGTCCACTACGGCTGCGCCTCCATTGCCTACCTCAAGCCCAAGTCCGAGGATTCTGCAGAGCAAGACGTCCTTCTCTCAGTGACGTACACCATCATCACTCCCTTGCTGAACCCCGTTGTTTACAGTCTGAGGAACAAGGAGGTCAAGGATGCCCTACGCAGAGCTGTGGGAAGAAACATTTAA